In Lewinellaceae bacterium, the genomic stretch CGGATGGGCCGGGATGATTATCTGGTCCCTGGGAGTGAAAGCACAGGATCCTGTGTACAGTCAGTTTTATATGGCACCCCTGCAACTCAATCCGGCCTTCACCGGAAGCACGCATGCACCTAAATTTTCAATGAACTACCGCAACCAGTGGCCCTCTCTTAACCATGCCTACACCACCTATTCTGCAAGCTATGATCAGTTTTTTAAAGACTTCAATAGCGGACTTGGTGCCAGCATCCTGGATGATGACGCAGGCAATGGACTGATCAAAACCACAAAAATTTCAGGATTTTATGCTTACCGTGTTCAGGTGACGCGGGATTTTTATGCGAAATTCGGAGTGCAGGCATCTTTTGTACAAAGCGCTTACAACTGGGAGAAGTTCGTTTTCCCGGATCAGATTGACCCCGTCACGGGTCCGGTTTCTCCCGGAGGCACCCCCTGGCCTACAGATGAGACAACACCTCCGGATTTACGCAATCAATACCTGGATGTCTCCTTCGGCTTGCTGGCCTTTACGAAAATATGGTATGGTGGATTTTCGGTGGAACACATCAACCGCCCTTCCCAAACATTGATTGCCGGCTATGAGAACAATATCGACGGTCTGCCAATC encodes the following:
- a CDS encoding type IX secretion system membrane protein PorP/SprF produces the protein MVGWAGMIIWSLGVKAQDPVYSQFYMAPLQLNPAFTGSTHAPKFSMNYRNQWPSLNHAYTTYSASYDQFFKDFNSGLGASILDDDAGNGLIKTTKISGFYAYRVQVTRDFYAKFGVQASFVQSAYNWEKFVFPDQIDPVTGPVSPGGTPWPTDETTPPDLRNQYLDVSFGLLAFTKIWYGGFSVEHINRPSQTLIAGYENNIDGLPIRISLHAGGEIGLFEHAGWLDRVYISPQVMVSRQGPFNQLLGGAFFGFDPFFLGVWARMTSQNPDAAIISAGMRTGILKLAYSYDLTVSRLGLGTGGTHEIGILLNLDKLYPEESKYMDCFQMFR